A single genomic interval of Shewanella psychropiezotolerans harbors:
- the cheY gene encoding chemotaxis response regulator CheY, which translates to MDKNMKILVVDDFSTMRRIIKNLLRDLGFNNTQEADDGSTALPMLQKGDFDFVVTDWNMPGMQGIDLLKAIRADDELKNIPVLMVTAEAKREQIIAAAQAGVNGYVVKPFTAATLKEKLDKIFERLG; encoded by the coding sequence TTGGACAAGAATATGAAGATTCTCGTTGTTGATGATTTCTCAACAATGAGACGTATCATCAAGAACTTGTTAAGAGACTTGGGTTTTAACAATACTCAAGAAGCAGATGACGGTTCGACAGCACTACCTATGTTACAGAAAGGCGATTTTGACTTTGTTGTGACCGATTGGAATATGCCTGGTATGCAAGGAATCGATCTTTTAAAAGCGATTCGTGCAGATGATGAATTGAAAAATATCCCTGTATTGATGGTAACTGCAGAGGCTAAGAGGGAACAGATCATCGCCGCGGCTCAGGCCGGGGTTAATGGTTATGTTGTTAAGCCCTTTACGGCAGCGACATTGAAAGAGAAGTTAGACAAAATCTTTGAACGACTCGGCTAA
- a CDS encoding protein phosphatase CheZ, translated as MQVNTSGLISLEQANKLVDLLTQGEQSLADDLIRDIAAPIQKELFDEVGRLTRQLHSAIVDFQVDDRLVELTSTEIPDAKERLNYVIDMTEQAANKTMDAVEECLPLANALTTNIQSVKPAWDRLMRREIELSEFKTLCHDVQQFVERSELDSIRLKDLLNQILLAQDFQDLTGQMIKRVIDLVREVENNLVSMLTVFGEQPVSENPTIIDSSVEAEGPIMNAEQRDDVVTGQDEVDDLLSSLGF; from the coding sequence ATGCAGGTGAATACTTCAGGGCTCATTTCGTTAGAGCAGGCAAATAAGCTTGTAGACTTGCTGACTCAAGGCGAGCAGTCGCTCGCTGACGATTTAATCAGAGATATTGCTGCGCCTATTCAAAAGGAACTGTTTGACGAGGTAGGAAGGCTCACGCGTCAGCTTCATAGCGCGATCGTCGATTTTCAGGTTGACGATCGACTGGTTGAGCTAACCAGTACAGAGATTCCGGATGCTAAAGAGCGGTTAAATTATGTCATAGATATGACTGAGCAAGCCGCGAATAAAACCATGGATGCCGTTGAAGAATGCCTGCCTTTAGCTAATGCACTCACGACCAATATCCAATCGGTTAAACCTGCTTGGGATCGTCTTATGAGACGTGAAATTGAGCTGAGCGAATTTAAAACCTTGTGTCACGACGTTCAACAATTTGTCGAGCGCAGTGAATTAGATTCGATCCGTTTGAAAGATCTGTTAAACCAAATCTTACTTGCCCAAGATTTTCAGGATTTAACCGGGCAGATGATAAAAAGGGTTATCGATCTCGTCCGTGAAGTAGAAAATAATTTAGTCTCGATGCTGACGGTATTCGGTGAACAACCCGTCAGTGAAAATCCGACAATCATCGACAGCAGTGTCGAGGCCGAAGGGCCAATCATGAACGCTGAACAACGTGACGATGTCGTCACAGGTCAAGATGAAGTTGATGATCTGCTGTCGAGTTTGGGTTTTTAA
- a CDS encoding chemotaxis protein CheA: MSFDVDEEILQDFLIEAGEILELLSEQLVTLENNPDDSELLNAIFRGFHTVKGGAGFLSLSPMVDVCHEAENTFDLLRTGKREVSAELMDIILQAVDAINAMFVQTKAGQQQEPVDATLLANLKSLSSSTPLPTAAAPSDASIELFDETPLADDSGIELFDSAPQQTTSIAGEGGIDEINDDEFEALLDALHGGKSPSATKQAEVSVPAPSQSDDITDDEFESLLDELHGSGKIEKKASSASVVDATPAVDSDDISDDEFEKLLDELHGAGGGPNVGGAAPTPADKKSMPVAKPAAPAANPVAAKAAPKPAVPEKKAVAKSAPANMPQAETTVRVDTARLDQIMNMVGELVLVRNRLLSLGVSRDDEEMSKALANLDLVTADLQGAVMKTRMQPIKKVFGRFPRVVRDLARSLNKDITLTMIGEDTDLDKNLVEALADPLVHLVRNSVDHGIEMPAEREASGKSRTGTITLSASQEGDHILLKIEDDGAGMDPKMLKEIAITRGVLDEEGAARMSDQEAYNLIFAPGFSTKVEISDISGRGVGMDVVKTRIAQLNGTIHIDSLKGKGTVLEIKVPLTLAIMPTLMVEVATQVFALPLSSVSEIFHLDLTKTNIVDGQLTVIVRQKAVPLFYLEHWLSRVPSNLKHGDKANGHVVIVQLGTKQIGFVVDSLIGQEEVVIKPLGTMLHGTPGMAGATITSDGGIALILDVPGLLKHYAKK; the protein is encoded by the coding sequence ATGTCATTCGATGTTGATGAAGAGATACTGCAAGACTTTTTGATCGAAGCCGGTGAGATTTTAGAGCTTTTATCTGAACAGTTAGTCACGTTAGAAAATAACCCCGATGACTCGGAGTTGCTTAATGCAATTTTTCGAGGCTTTCACACTGTCAAAGGTGGAGCGGGATTTCTTAGCTTGTCTCCAATGGTCGATGTTTGCCATGAAGCTGAAAACACCTTCGATCTGCTGAGAACCGGCAAACGAGAAGTTTCTGCCGAATTGATGGATATTATTCTACAGGCGGTTGATGCCATCAACGCTATGTTTGTGCAGACGAAGGCTGGACAGCAGCAAGAGCCTGTAGATGCGACTTTGTTGGCTAATTTGAAATCACTGAGCTCAAGTACTCCACTTCCTACTGCCGCCGCGCCCAGTGACGCGTCAATTGAACTATTTGATGAGACGCCACTCGCGGATGATTCAGGTATAGAATTGTTTGATTCCGCTCCTCAGCAGACAACGAGTATTGCTGGCGAAGGTGGGATAGATGAAATCAATGATGATGAGTTTGAGGCGCTGCTCGATGCGTTACATGGTGGTAAAAGCCCATCTGCAACTAAGCAAGCTGAAGTTAGCGTGCCAGCACCGAGCCAATCCGATGACATTACAGATGATGAGTTCGAATCTTTACTCGATGAATTACATGGATCGGGTAAAATTGAGAAGAAAGCATCGAGCGCGAGTGTTGTTGATGCCACCCCAGCTGTAGATTCTGATGATATCTCTGATGACGAATTTGAAAAGCTACTCGATGAACTTCATGGCGCGGGTGGCGGACCCAATGTAGGAGGTGCGGCTCCAACACCAGCTGACAAAAAATCTATGCCAGTGGCTAAGCCAGCGGCTCCTGCAGCCAATCCTGTTGCTGCCAAAGCCGCACCCAAACCCGCTGTGCCAGAGAAAAAAGCGGTCGCTAAGTCAGCGCCAGCCAATATGCCTCAGGCTGAAACAACCGTACGTGTAGATACTGCCAGACTCGATCAGATCATGAATATGGTTGGCGAACTCGTATTGGTACGTAATCGTTTACTGAGCTTAGGTGTTTCCCGTGATGATGAAGAGATGTCAAAAGCGTTAGCTAACCTTGACTTGGTTACGGCGGATCTGCAGGGCGCGGTGATGAAGACCCGCATGCAGCCGATCAAGAAGGTCTTTGGTCGCTTCCCGCGCGTTGTGAGAGATCTTGCCCGTAGTTTGAACAAAGATATTACTCTCACCATGATAGGTGAAGACACAGATTTAGATAAGAATTTAGTCGAGGCTTTAGCCGATCCTCTGGTTCACTTAGTGAGAAACTCAGTGGACCATGGTATCGAGATGCCAGCTGAACGTGAGGCAAGTGGTAAATCCAGAACTGGTACGATAACACTCTCGGCGAGCCAAGAGGGCGACCATATCCTGCTTAAAATTGAGGATGATGGTGCCGGTATGGATCCTAAAATGCTCAAAGAAATCGCCATAACTCGCGGCGTACTCGATGAGGAAGGGGCTGCCAGGATGTCCGATCAAGAGGCTTATAACCTCATCTTCGCCCCTGGGTTCTCCACTAAAGTCGAGATTTCTGATATTTCCGGCCGTGGTGTCGGTATGGACGTAGTTAAAACCCGTATTGCTCAGCTGAACGGGACTATTCATATCGATTCTTTAAAAGGTAAAGGGACAGTATTAGAGATCAAGGTTCCCTTAACCTTAGCCATCATGCCGACCTTGATGGTAGAAGTCGCCACTCAAGTGTTCGCCTTACCACTGTCGAGTGTCAGTGAGATATTCCATCTCGATTTGACTAAGACCAATATCGTCGATGGCCAATTGACTGTGATTGTACGACAGAAGGCGGTGCCCCTCTTTTATCTAGAGCATTGGTTGAGTCGAGTGCCGTCTAATTTGAAGCACGGTGATAAGGCCAATGGTCATGTGGTTATCGTCCAGTTAGGCACCAAACAGATAGGTTTCGTTGTGGATTCATTAATTGGCCAAGAAGAAGTCGTTATCAAGCCTCTTGGTACCATGTTGCATGGTACTCCTGGTATGGCTGGGGCTACCATCACATCAGATGGTGGTATTGCATTGATCTTAGATGTACCTGGCTTACTTAAGCATTACGCAAAAAAATAA
- a CDS encoding protein-glutamate methylesterase/protein-glutamine glutaminase — translation MGIKVLIVDDSSFFRRRVSEIVTKDPDLEVIGTAVNGADAVKLAAELKPQVITMDIEMPVMDGITAVREIMAKTPTPILMFSSLTHDGAKATLDALEAGALDFLPKRFEDIATNKDDAILLLQQRIKTLGRRRIYRPIARPSTPSSPSTKAKLTSGLSTSVRGVKETATSPRTASLVRASGKKYKLLLIGTSTGGPVALQKILTKLPANYPHPILLIQHMPAAFTPAFASRLNGLCKIDVKEAQSGDQLKPGTAYLAPGGMQMMLERGGAYGRLKVLAGSADMNYKPSVDITFASASKIAGRDTLAVVLTGMGADGREGARMLKSAGATIWAQDEASCVVYGMPQAVAAAGLSTLSIGLEDMADSIIRESGNG, via the coding sequence ATGGGCATTAAAGTTCTCATAGTCGACGATTCTAGTTTTTTTCGTCGAAGAGTCAGTGAAATAGTGACTAAAGATCCTGATTTAGAGGTGATAGGTACCGCTGTGAACGGAGCAGATGCCGTTAAGTTAGCAGCAGAGCTTAAGCCACAAGTCATCACTATGGATATCGAGATGCCCGTCATGGATGGCATCACCGCAGTGCGTGAGATTATGGCCAAGACACCAACGCCAATCTTGATGTTTTCATCGTTGACCCATGATGGTGCGAAAGCGACACTCGATGCCCTAGAAGCCGGGGCATTAGACTTCTTGCCTAAACGTTTCGAAGATATTGCCACCAATAAAGACGATGCGATTTTATTGCTGCAGCAACGCATAAAAACCTTAGGTCGTCGGCGCATATACAGGCCGATAGCGCGGCCAAGTACACCGAGTTCTCCTAGCACAAAAGCTAAATTGACTAGCGGTTTATCTACATCTGTGCGTGGCGTCAAAGAGACAGCCACTAGCCCAAGGACTGCCAGTCTAGTGCGGGCCTCGGGTAAAAAATATAAACTGTTACTGATAGGTACCTCGACAGGGGGCCCAGTTGCTTTACAGAAAATCTTAACTAAATTACCTGCTAACTACCCTCACCCCATCTTGCTAATTCAGCATATGCCAGCGGCATTTACCCCGGCATTTGCCAGTAGGCTGAACGGATTATGCAAGATTGACGTCAAAGAAGCGCAATCGGGAGATCAGCTGAAACCTGGTACGGCTTATCTCGCGCCTGGCGGCATGCAGATGATGTTAGAAAGAGGTGGCGCTTATGGCAGGCTTAAAGTGCTCGCCGGCAGCGCCGATATGAATTATAAGCCGAGTGTCGATATTACTTTTGCTTCTGCATCAAAAATTGCCGGGCGAGATACCTTAGCCGTGGTGTTAACTGGCATGGGAGCCGATGGCAGAGAAGGTGCACGCATGCTCAAGAGCGCAGGTGCAACAATCTGGGCTCAAGATGAGGCTAGTTGTGTGGTTTATGGCATGCCACAAGCGGTTGCTGCGGCTGGGCTGTCGACATTGTCGATAGGCTTAGAGGATATGGCTGATTCGATAATTCGAGAGTCAGGTAATGGCTAA
- a CDS encoding ParA family protein, producing MKVWTIANQKGGVGKTTTVASLAGSLAKRGQRVLMIDTDPHASLGYYLGIDSEEVPGSLYNVFLAHKELSAELVKQHIISTAVDGIDLLPSTMALATIDRSLGHQEGMGLILKKTLDLVKDDYDIALIDCPPVLGVLMVNALAASEHIIVPVQTEFLAIKGLDRMIKTMILMGRSKKTKYSFTVVPTMYDRRTRASSSALKHLGEEYGEHLWPDVIPIDTKFRDASLAHLPASHYAVHSRGVKAYERLLDYLLVGALSHVKLS from the coding sequence TTGAAAGTCTGGACAATCGCGAACCAAAAGGGTGGGGTCGGTAAAACGACTACGGTTGCCAGTCTGGCCGGTTCTCTCGCCAAACGTGGCCAACGTGTACTGATGATAGATACCGATCCTCATGCTTCACTGGGTTATTATCTGGGTATCGATTCTGAGGAAGTACCCGGCTCTCTCTATAATGTGTTTTTAGCCCACAAGGAGTTAAGTGCAGAGTTAGTAAAGCAACATATTATTTCCACAGCCGTAGATGGGATCGATCTTCTCCCATCGACCATGGCGCTAGCGACAATAGACCGCTCCCTCGGACATCAGGAAGGTATGGGGCTCATCTTAAAGAAAACCTTAGATTTGGTAAAAGATGATTATGACATCGCCTTGATCGATTGCCCGCCTGTATTAGGGGTGTTAATGGTCAATGCGCTCGCGGCAAGTGAGCATATTATTGTCCCGGTACAGACTGAGTTCCTTGCGATTAAGGGACTCGACCGCATGATAAAAACCATGATCTTGATGGGACGTTCTAAGAAGACCAAATACAGTTTTACCGTAGTTCCGACCATGTACGATAGGCGTACCAGAGCCTCTTCTTCAGCGCTTAAACATTTAGGAGAAGAGTATGGTGAACACTTATGGCCGGATGTTATTCCAATAGATACTAAATTTAGGGATGCCAGTTTGGCCCATCTTCCTGCTTCACATTATGCTGTCCATAGTCGTGGCGTAAAAGCATACGAAAGGTTACTAGACTATCTGCTTGTTGGGGCGTTATCTCATGTCAAGCTTAGTTGA
- a CDS encoding chemotaxis protein CheW: protein MSSLVDEAVFDYFNILLTEVEEQTEAERDQGAVAKLTSNEAKAKIASVASNQGRVNSRETIVLGKERISHLRQEEIFPSKAKVAELSPAVSILTQPKLKEIEPQLDKQALEQLLAPVFKTKVEVPAEVKVKVQIEAKAKVKTQVEAKAKIQPQIIQEVEIQQLVAVTPPKVTKDLLETLDDEFQVLFFKVAGLTLAVPLVSLGGIVKLERVNHIMGRPDWYKGVQAHRGSQLNVVDTCAWVMPEKYDSALAETVNYQYVVLLEDSNWGLTCESLVNAVKIKKSAVNWRSNAGKRPWLAGVVREQMCGILHVHALIELLNSGLSSQDPVG, encoded by the coding sequence ATGTCAAGCTTAGTTGATGAAGCCGTATTCGATTACTTTAATATTTTGCTCACAGAAGTTGAAGAGCAAACTGAAGCTGAGCGTGATCAAGGAGCCGTTGCAAAACTGACCTCTAATGAAGCTAAAGCTAAGATCGCTTCAGTTGCTTCTAACCAAGGTAGAGTAAATAGCAGAGAAACAATCGTACTTGGTAAAGAGCGAATAAGTCATCTTCGTCAAGAAGAGATATTTCCTAGTAAAGCTAAGGTTGCCGAGCTCAGTCCTGCAGTTTCAATATTGACTCAACCTAAGCTGAAAGAGATTGAGCCTCAGCTAGATAAACAGGCCTTGGAGCAGTTACTGGCACCCGTCTTTAAGACTAAAGTTGAAGTACCTGCTGAAGTAAAAGTTAAAGTACAAATTGAAGCTAAAGCCAAAGTTAAAACACAGGTTGAAGCCAAAGCTAAAATTCAGCCTCAAATTATACAAGAAGTAGAGATTCAGCAGCTGGTTGCCGTGACTCCGCCAAAAGTCACAAAAGATCTGCTGGAAACCCTCGATGATGAGTTTCAGGTACTATTCTTTAAGGTAGCTGGATTAACTTTAGCCGTGCCCTTGGTTAGCTTAGGTGGGATTGTTAAGTTAGAGCGAGTTAATCACATCATGGGTCGACCCGATTGGTATAAAGGTGTGCAAGCTCACAGGGGATCACAGTTAAATGTCGTCGATACTTGTGCTTGGGTTATGCCGGAAAAGTATGATAGTGCATTAGCTGAAACCGTAAATTATCAATATGTTGTATTATTAGAAGATAGTAACTGGGGATTGACTTGTGAATCATTGGTCAATGCAGTAAAAATTAAGAAATCAGCGGTCAATTGGCGAAGTAATGCGGGTAAGCGTCCTTGGTTAGCTGGAGTGGTAAGAGAGCAGATGTGTGGCATTTTACATGTACATGCACTGATAGAGTTATTAAATTCAGGTTTAAGTAGTCAAGACCCTGTTGGTTGA
- a CDS encoding chemotaxis protein CheW, with product MSDANNVAVAVNKDDEVLQWVTFRLDNETYGINVMQVQEVLRYTEIAPVPGAPHYVLGIINLRGNVVTVIDTRSRFGLASSDVDDSTRIVIIEAEKQVIGILVDSVAEVVYLRASEIDSAPNVGTEESAKFIQGVSNRENELLILVDLDKLLSDEEWMEVSQV from the coding sequence ATGTCAGACGCAAATAATGTAGCAGTAGCAGTAAATAAAGATGACGAAGTGTTGCAGTGGGTAACCTTTAGACTCGATAACGAGACATACGGTATCAATGTGATGCAGGTTCAGGAAGTGTTGAGATATACCGAGATTGCGCCTGTGCCAGGGGCTCCTCATTATGTACTTGGTATTATCAACCTTAGAGGTAATGTCGTCACAGTGATCGACACACGTTCACGTTTTGGATTGGCTTCGTCCGATGTTGATGATTCGACCCGAATCGTGATCATCGAAGCCGAGAAGCAAGTGATAGGTATTTTAGTAGACAGTGTGGCTGAAGTGGTTTATTTACGCGCTTCTGAAATTGATAGTGCTCCGAATGTCGGTACCGAAGAGAGTGCTAAATTTATCCAAGGTGTGAGTAACCGAGAAAATGAACTACTCATCTTGGTTGATCTTGACAAACTTTTATCAGATGAAGAATGGATGGAAGTGTCACAAGTTTAA
- a CDS encoding DUF2802 domain-containing protein — translation MISDGILIAALVYVIACLGLVLYQQKQTSKLRVKVEALTLLIKESDRQRETVKRELQELRSGTIGVGRRMLELEKRTSKQDARLDEVNQQDPQARLYSRAMKMVDLGASIDELIQECELPKAEAELIIRLHGKG, via the coding sequence ATGATCAGTGATGGAATTTTAATCGCAGCTTTAGTATACGTGATTGCTTGTCTTGGCCTTGTCTTGTATCAACAGAAGCAAACGAGTAAGTTGCGTGTGAAAGTTGAAGCCTTGACCTTGCTAATAAAAGAAAGTGATCGTCAGCGTGAAACCGTCAAACGTGAATTACAAGAGTTAAGAAGTGGCACAATAGGTGTTGGGCGTCGGATGTTGGAGCTTGAAAAGCGTACATCGAAGCAAGACGCCAGGCTTGATGAAGTGAATCAACAAGACCCTCAAGCAAGACTCTATTCGAGAGCGATGAAGATGGTTGATTTAGGCGCCAGCATAGATGAACTGATTCAAGAATGTGAGCTACCAAAGGCGGAAGCAGAGCTCATCATTCGGTTACATGGGAAAGGGTAG
- a CDS encoding EscU/YscU/HrcU family type III secretion system export apparatus switch protein, which produces MNDDKEEAKEDGAAQAKTEREAVALSYDGQQAPVITATGKGVVADEIIALAKEAGVHIHKDAHLSDFLQRLELGEEIPKQLYLLIAELIAFAYTLDGKFPEQWNNMHQKILEEV; this is translated from the coding sequence ATGAATGACGATAAAGAAGAAGCCAAAGAGGACGGTGCTGCTCAAGCCAAAACCGAACGAGAAGCCGTAGCTTTAAGTTATGACGGCCAGCAAGCTCCTGTGATCACTGCCACGGGAAAGGGAGTTGTCGCCGATGAGATAATCGCACTAGCCAAAGAAGCCGGCGTACATATCCATAAAGATGCTCACTTGAGCGATTTTTTACAGCGCTTGGAACTCGGTGAAGAGATCCCAAAACAGCTATACCTGTTAATCGCTGAATTAATCGCCTTTGCATATACTTTGGATGGAAAATTTCCCGAGCAATGGAACAACATGCATCAGAAGATCCTGGAAGAGGTTTGA
- a CDS encoding MlaA family lipoprotein, producing MKLKWIASVVVALGLNHGIHGLVFATESATEQGNNSQPEVLAVNPSSQDQVVVLYNDDRDPLEGFNRAMWDFNYLFMDRYFYRPVAHGYKDYVPRPVKTGINNFVTNFEEPSSMVNNTLQGKWGWAANAGGRFTINTTLGLLGVIDVADMMGLPRKQDEFNEVLGYYGVPNGPYFMAPFLGPYVTRELASDWVDDLYFPLSELTMWQSLVKWGLKNLHRRAAAIDQERLVDNALDPYTFVKEAYFQHMDYKVYDGDVPVDQDEDDLLDEYMQELD from the coding sequence ATGAAGTTAAAATGGATAGCATCGGTCGTAGTGGCACTTGGTCTGAATCATGGAATTCATGGATTAGTGTTTGCTACAGAATCAGCCACCGAGCAAGGCAATAATTCCCAACCTGAAGTATTGGCTGTAAACCCGTCTAGCCAAGATCAAGTGGTTGTTCTTTATAATGATGACAGAGATCCACTTGAAGGATTTAACCGAGCCATGTGGGACTTCAACTATTTGTTTATGGATAGGTACTTTTATCGTCCAGTTGCCCATGGATATAAGGATTATGTACCAAGACCGGTAAAAACCGGCATCAATAACTTCGTAACGAACTTTGAAGAACCCAGTTCCATGGTTAACAATACCTTACAGGGTAAGTGGGGATGGGCTGCCAATGCCGGTGGCCGTTTTACGATCAATACTACATTAGGTCTGTTAGGTGTCATCGATGTGGCCGATATGATGGGTCTGCCACGTAAACAAGACGAGTTTAATGAAGTGCTTGGTTATTATGGGGTTCCTAACGGTCCGTATTTTATGGCACCTTTTCTCGGGCCTTATGTGACCCGTGAACTCGCCTCAGACTGGGTCGATGATCTATACTTTCCATTATCAGAGCTTACAATGTGGCAGTCACTCGTTAAATGGGGGCTGAAAAATCTGCATAGAAGAGCCGCTGCCATCGATCAAGAACGCTTAGTCGATAATGCATTGGATCCATATACTTTTGTCAAAGAAGCTTATTTTCAACATATGGATTATAAAGTGTATGATGGAGATGTTCCGGTAGATCAAGATGAAGATGATTTGCTCGATGAATATATGCAGGAGTTAGATTAA
- a CDS encoding response regulator, translating to MALEELVILLVEDDPVFRRIVATFLNSRGAKVIEANDGAQGLDKFKQYAFDIVLADLSMPIMGGLDMLKKMSELKPDTPSIVISGNQVMADVVEALRLGASDYLVKPVSDLFLIENAIKQCLESNVSKEVHLEDLEELSYQELQDNLVLLEQNEQAAKSVQQQLFPPSQINYLTAKVDYSLYKSDEVSAYFIDTVNVGDNHLVMYMAHFHPQDNRAAFASVLLKSFVNQKLKLYRNGTTQAIIEPYNMLSYLNERMTKSGLDICIDIVYVVIELTQYRASIAQAGNGLRCYIRNQQGLTPLALPDSLQLGILDWGHPSAQFRTLMPGERLCIVSCKPEHKKMLLDNQFHGLAYDTEIPTGGYMQVSF from the coding sequence ATGGCGCTAGAAGAGTTAGTTATATTACTTGTCGAAGACGATCCTGTTTTTCGCCGAATCGTTGCCACCTTTCTCAACAGTCGTGGAGCTAAGGTCATTGAGGCGAATGATGGTGCACAGGGACTAGATAAATTTAAGCAGTATGCATTCGATATAGTGCTTGCCGATCTGAGCATGCCTATCATGGGAGGCCTAGACATGTTGAAGAAGATGTCTGAGCTCAAGCCAGATACCCCCTCTATAGTTATCTCCGGCAATCAAGTGATGGCCGATGTGGTCGAAGCATTGCGTCTGGGTGCCAGTGACTATCTGGTTAAGCCAGTATCGGATCTATTTCTGATCGAAAATGCCATAAAACAATGTTTAGAATCTAATGTGTCCAAAGAAGTACATTTAGAAGATTTAGAAGAGCTATCCTATCAAGAGCTTCAGGATAATTTGGTGCTGTTAGAGCAAAATGAACAAGCTGCCAAGAGCGTACAACAGCAGTTATTCCCTCCCTCTCAGATAAACTATTTAACCGCCAAGGTTGACTACAGCTTATATAAATCCGATGAGGTCAGCGCTTACTTCATTGATACCGTAAATGTCGGTGATAACCATCTTGTGATGTATATGGCCCATTTTCATCCTCAAGATAATCGGGCGGCATTTGCCAGTGTTCTGCTCAAGAGCTTCGTTAACCAAAAATTGAAGTTATATCGAAATGGTACGACCCAAGCGATTATCGAGCCATACAATATGCTGAGTTATCTTAACGAGCGTATGACTAAGTCTGGATTAGATATTTGTATCGACATTGTCTATGTTGTCATCGAGCTGACTCAATACAGGGCATCGATTGCTCAAGCCGGTAATGGTCTTCGCTGCTACATTCGAAATCAACAAGGATTAACCCCCTTAGCCCTTCCTGACTCCCTCCAGTTAGGCATTCTGGATTGGGGGCACCCTAGTGCCCAATTCAGAACTTTAATGCCTGGAGAGCGGCTCTGTATCGTTTCATGTAAACCGGAACACAAGAAGATGCTATTAGATAATCAATTCCACGGTCTGGCCTACGACACCGAAATTCCCACCGGCGGATATATGCAGGTGTCGTTCTAA
- a CDS encoding four helix bundle protein has protein sequence MRFEKLELWKKACNLSCSIYEITRHSNDYGFRDQITRAGLSIPSNIAEGVERPSAKEQIRFLYIARSSAAEVITQLFIGMKIGYINNEIGHCLIKDIKTIVTMITALIKSKQMKG, from the coding sequence ATGCGATTTGAAAAGCTAGAGTTATGGAAGAAGGCATGTAATTTGTCTTGTTCTATCTACGAAATAACTCGACACTCAAACGATTATGGCTTTCGTGATCAGATCACACGGGCTGGACTATCTATACCTTCAAATATAGCTGAAGGTGTTGAGCGTCCCTCAGCGAAAGAACAAATTCGATTTTTGTATATCGCAAGAAGCTCAGCCGCTGAAGTTATTACACAGTTATTTATCGGAATGAAAATAGGTTATATCAATAATGAAATCGGGCATTGTTTGATAAAAGATATAAAAACTATTGTCACTATGATTACAGCACTCATTAAAAGTAAGCAAATGAAAGGTTAA